The following DNA comes from Enterocloster bolteae.
CGCCTTTCTCCAGGAAGCCCTTATGAATCTTCTGATCCATGTGAACGACAGGGAGGAAAAGGCCCATATCAGGGAACTGGTGAAGGAATACATCGCCGGTTTCAGGGAGCCAGAGCGCCAGATGAACCGTTCCCGCATCATGGACACCCTGGCTAAAATCATTGCCAAACAGGACAGGGAGACTCCCATGAACAGCCTGAACGGGGAAAAGATAGAGAAAATTATCACAAGTCTTTTGTCATCCCCATGCAACTACACGCCCCTCCTGCACTTTGTGATACCTGTGGATTACCAGGGAATGAAGGCATTTTCCGAACTGTGGATAGATCCCAAGGACGAAGGCAGGAATGGGGAGCCGGGAAGCAGGGAGGGCGGTCATGTCCATGTGCTCATAACCTTTGATGTGCCGGGGGTGGGTCAGATGGAAGCGGAGTTTATGATGGCGGGAAAGGAACTGGGATTCCATCTGTATTGTCCGGAATCCTATATAGGAATATTTGAAAGCCTGGTTCCGGAGTTCCGCAATATCATGGAGGAACACGGATACAGGGCGTCAGGCATAGAGGTGGAGCGCATGGACCATGTGCGTTCCCTGATGGAAGTATTCAAAAATCTGCCGTTTAAAAGGACGGGTGTAGATGTCAAAATATAAGAAAAATAAAGCGGTTGCTTTAAGATACAATGTAGATGAGGACACATCCCCGGTGGTGATTGCTTCGGGGTATGGAACGGTTGCGGAACACATCATTGATATTGCGGAAAAAAAGGGGATTCCGGTGTTCAAGGACGACAGCGCGGCATCCCTGCTGTGTATGCTGGATGTGGGTAGCAATATACCGGTGGAGCTGTACGAGGTGGTTGCAGCCATTTACTGCAAGCTCATTGAAACCTCCGCCCAGATACGGGGAGTGGAAAAAAGCCGTTCAGAATCCGCATCTGCCGGACATAAAGAGGAAGCCAGCCAGCCCGGCCGCCTACGCCGGAACCTGGTATCCAGACACAGCAAGGATGACAGTCAACAGACAGTATGATAACAGGGGGTGTGGAAGATGGTTGATTTGCTGGACGGGTATGTAGGTTCGTCCTGCGTCATAAAGGCTAAGAACAACGACCTGATCAGTATGGGGGTACTGCATCGTATAGGCAAAAACTTCATAGATGTGGGCAGTTCCCGCAATGAGCTGCCGGGAATTCCGTACAATTTGCTTATTAAGCTGGAGATATACAACACACAGCTTGGATTTAAGGTGCTCATGGGCCGGGTATACCTGTCCTCTCCCAAGCTGGTCCGGATCGTGGAATTAAGCGAGGCCACCAATGACGAGCGCCGGGAGTATTTCCGGATCAGTACCAGGGACGAGGGAATCATTTATAACTGCATACGTGGAAATGGCACCCTGGACATGGGGGAGGAGTCAGAGGATTACAACGGCCTGAAGGTGCGTCTGGTGGATATCAGCCTGGGAGGCCTGATGTTCTGCACCAGGGAGGAATTCAAGGTCAATGACCGTTTCAATATCGTCATACCGGCCATGGGGGATTCCATGCTGTTTATATGTGAAATACGCCGCCGGGTGGATCGCCCGGAGGGGGGCTATGGCTATGGCTGCGAATTCGTGGAAATGGCCACAAAGCAGGAGGACCTGCTGTACCGGTATATTCTCAGACGGCAGGGGGATCAGCTGCGGAGAATACGGTAGGTCAGAGAGATGAGAGAAGGGATTGTTAGGAGGAAACGCGTATTATGGCTCAGAGGAGACCCAGGGACCAGCGTGTGGTCAGGAACCGGCGGGTGGCAATCTACACCTTCCTGCTGATCCTGACCCTGTTTTATATATCGGCCCACAGGACGGTCCAGAAGGAGCGGGAGTTGGAGGCGCTGCGGGCGGAGACGGCGGCGGAAGGGCCGGGGGGACAGGTGAAGGAACTGGCGGAAGGATGGCCGGGAGGGATGCCGGAGGAAGTAGTGGGAGGACAGACAGGGGGACAGCCGAAGGAACCGGTACAGGAACAGCCAGAAGGGTTGCCGGGAGCGCGGGTTTACAAAGAACGAGGCGAGATGGACGCAGATGGAGGTCTTAAAATTCTGCCGGAGGATATGTGGTGTCTGATACTTACCAACGCAGAGTATCCTGTGCCGGAAGACTATGAGGTGGAACTGGAAGCCATTCCCGGTACGGAGCAGTCAGTGGATAAGAGAATCTATGAGCCGCTGATGACTATGATTGGCGATATGAAGGACCAGGGATTGTCTCCGATAGTGTGCTCCGGCTACAGGACGCTGGACAAGCAGGAAAAACTGTTTAACAGGAAGGTCTTGTCCTTTGTGAAGGCCGGACATACCAAGGAGGAGTCCTACAATCTGGCCAGACAGACCATATCCATTCCCGGTTCAGGAGAGCACTGCCTGGGATTGGCAGTGGACTTCTATACCAGAAGATACCACAAGCTGGAAAGGGCCTTTGAGGATACACCGGAGAGTAAATGGCTGGTGGAACATGCCCAGGATTACGGTTTTGTCATGCGGTATGGGGAGAATAAGACGGATATTACCGGAATCCAGTATGAGCCCTGGCATTACCGCTATGTAGGGGTGGAAGCGGCAAACTATATGAAGGATAATGAGCTGTCCCTGGAAGAGTTTTATATTGAACAGAGTTTATATGGTTAAAGTGCACGAAAATTAATTGTGATTTTTGTGCACTTTTTTGGTGAACAAAATGGGAGGGGCGTACGATAAATATTACAGAGCGGAAGAGATGGAATGTTTCGGAAACTCGGTCCAGTGTCCGACAGGGCCCGTCGCTCATTGGAAGAACAAGAAAATAAGAGGGACAGGGAAGTCCCGGTATAAAACAATTACATGGAGGTAATTAGTATGAGGATTCAGCACAATATTATGGCACTTAATTCCAACAGGCAGTTGGGCGTAAACAACAGCGCAGTATCAAAGTCTCTGGAGAAGTTATCATCGGGTTTTAGAATCAACCGAGCAGGTGATGACGCCGCAGGACTGGCTATTTCTGAGAAGATGAGAGCACAGATTAAAGGCCTGGAAGCAGCTACCGACAACTCCCAGGACGCTATCTCCCTGGTACAGACAGCAGAGGGCGGATTACAGGAAGTTCATTCCATGTTAAACCGTATGACTGAGCTGGCTACCAAGTCCGCCAATGGCACTTATACGGATGATGTTGACCGTAAGGCATTGCAGGATGAAGTTTCTGCTTTGAAGGATGAGATTAACCGTATTGCTGATGGTACTGATTTTAATGGGATAAAGTTATTGGATGGCACAATGGGAGTTGGAACAACTGGCGTGAGTGGAAAAGTGGATTTGACAGCAGGTAAAGTAGATGCATTTAATGCAACTATTTCAGGTGCTGGAGAGAATACCAGCGTAGATTTTAAGACGGCAGTTGGAACTGCAACTGGGGTTAAGGCTGAGTGGCTAGGAGGAAAGTTAACCGTTACCATTACAGGTGCTAATGCTAATGATAAAATTACTCAGGAACAGATTAACCAAGCTTTAGCTTCTGCCACGGGTACTCCAGAAACTGCAAAGAATATCAAAATTGAATTGGATGGAGATATAAACATTAATGCTAAAACCACTATAGATGGTACCGCTACATTAGTAACAGCTAAAGCTGTGCAGGCAACTTCCGCAGACACAGGTGCTAGTGGTATATCAATTTCTTCTACTAAAGCAGGAGCGAATACCCATACTTTAACAACGAAAACTGCAGGTACAATTGGTGCAATTGTCGATGTAGATGGAAATGTAGCACTAAATTTGACGGGTACAAAGTCTTATACAGCTACCGAAATTAATAAAATGTTATCAGATGCTGGCTCAGATATAAGAATGGATTTTGAAGGTTCCAAAACGGGTACAGAAATTTCTGGTGCTAAGTCGGGGGTTGCGGCTAATGTTCTTAAATTGGGCGAAAATGGTAAGGCAGGTACTGGCCTTGCAGCTGGCGGTGGCATGAAGCTCCAGATTGGCGACACTAATGATTCCTATAACCAGCTGGAATTAAGCATTGCCGATATGCACGTAAACGCTCTCGATTTAAACAGCGTTAACATCAGCACCAGAGAAGGCGCTTCCGCAGCCATGAGCAAAATCAAAACCGCCATCAACACCGTATCCACCAGCCGCGGCAAACTGGGCGCTATCCAGAACCGTCTGGAGCATACCATCAATAACCTGGGTGTTACCACTGAGAACATCACTTCCGCAGAGTCCCGTATCCGCGACGTAGATATGGCTAAGGAAATGATGAACTACACCAAGAACAGCGTTCTGGTTCAGTCTGCACAGGCCATGCTTGCACAGGCGAATCAGCAGCCACAGTCCGTATTACAGTTATTACAGTAATTACAGTAATCGGGCAGGTTAACAGTGTAATATCTTCAAACAATAAACAGATAATATAAAAAAGGCGC
Coding sequences within:
- a CDS encoding EscU/YscU/HrcU family type III secretion system export apparatus switch protein — encoded protein: MSKYKKNKAVALRYNVDEDTSPVVIASGYGTVAEHIIDIAEKKGIPVFKDDSAASLLCMLDVGSNIPVELYEVVAAIYCKLIETSAQIRGVEKSRSESASAGHKEEASQPGRLRRNLVSRHSKDDSQQTV
- a CDS encoding flagellar brake protein — encoded protein: MVDLLDGYVGSSCVIKAKNNDLISMGVLHRIGKNFIDVGSSRNELPGIPYNLLIKLEIYNTQLGFKVLMGRVYLSSPKLVRIVELSEATNDERREYFRISTRDEGIIYNCIRGNGTLDMGEESEDYNGLKVRLVDISLGGLMFCTREEFKVNDRFNIVIPAMGDSMLFICEIRRRVDRPEGGYGYGCEFVEMATKQEDLLYRYILRRQGDQLRRIR
- a CDS encoding M15 family metallopeptidase translates to MAQRRPRDQRVVRNRRVAIYTFLLILTLFYISAHRTVQKERELEALRAETAAEGPGGQVKELAEGWPGGMPEEVVGGQTGGQPKEPVQEQPEGLPGARVYKERGEMDADGGLKILPEDMWCLILTNAEYPVPEDYEVELEAIPGTEQSVDKRIYEPLMTMIGDMKDQGLSPIVCSGYRTLDKQEKLFNRKVLSFVKAGHTKEESYNLARQTISIPGSGEHCLGLAVDFYTRRYHKLERAFEDTPESKWLVEHAQDYGFVMRYGENKTDITGIQYEPWHYRYVGVEAANYMKDNELSLEEFYIEQSLYG
- a CDS encoding flagellin, with the translated sequence MRIQHNIMALNSNRQLGVNNSAVSKSLEKLSSGFRINRAGDDAAGLAISEKMRAQIKGLEAATDNSQDAISLVQTAEGGLQEVHSMLNRMTELATKSANGTYTDDVDRKALQDEVSALKDEINRIADGTDFNGIKLLDGTMGVGTTGVSGKVDLTAGKVDAFNATISGAGENTSVDFKTAVGTATGVKAEWLGGKLTVTITGANANDKITQEQINQALASATGTPETAKNIKIELDGDININAKTTIDGTATLVTAKAVQATSADTGASGISISSTKAGANTHTLTTKTAGTIGAIVDVDGNVALNLTGTKSYTATEINKMLSDAGSDIRMDFEGSKTGTEISGAKSGVAANVLKLGENGKAGTGLAAGGGMKLQIGDTNDSYNQLELSIADMHVNALDLNSVNISTREGASAAMSKIKTAINTVSTSRGKLGAIQNRLEHTINNLGVTTENITSAESRIRDVDMAKEMMNYTKNSVLVQSAQAMLAQANQQPQSVLQLLQ